A genome region from Methanobacterium spitsbergense includes the following:
- a CDS encoding glutamate--cysteine ligase, with the protein MNWDFSEILTSFLKDKKGKLLSEGNFGFERESQRIISSGDLALTPHPPVFGDKLENQRITTDFSESHIEMITPTFKTIEEAYEELNTICTEVENGIGDELLWPLSMPPKLPDENNIPIASFPDSEEGIYKEIYRKGLALRYGKKMQMISGIHYNFSFDKEMVDYLYDLLGNGKDKRSFINEIHFALTRNFLRYRWMLIYLFGASPFCHPTYYSVIDKEIKIIQKSCSSCVESIKNFNQYATSLRVSRFGYSNILKHNQNIYFNSLDEYSKKIRKLMTTRNDDYSKLGLYKNNSQIQLNGNILQNESEFYSSIRLKQNIGKDETQLDALEKRGVQYVEVRILDLNPFEKLGLSLEQMYFIQVFMLFCLFEQSNPITEEEYDRINLNHHLITLFGRKENLLLQKYNGRAIALKQWGEEIFVKLKMIADLMSNATGDDKYRNSVENEHKKLFDISFLPSERIHREMENNKEDFLEFGTRCAVNNLNIN; encoded by the coding sequence ATGAACTGGGACTTTTCAGAAATATTAACATCTTTTTTAAAAGATAAAAAGGGAAAACTGTTGTCAGAAGGAAATTTCGGCTTTGAAAGAGAGTCTCAAAGGATCATATCATCTGGTGATCTGGCATTAACTCCTCACCCGCCAGTTTTTGGAGATAAATTAGAAAATCAACGTATCACAACTGATTTTTCTGAAAGTCATATCGAGATGATAACACCAACCTTTAAGACAATTGAAGAAGCATATGAGGAATTAAATACCATATGTACCGAGGTTGAAAATGGTATTGGAGATGAACTACTATGGCCCCTCAGTATGCCGCCCAAACTTCCAGATGAAAATAACATTCCCATTGCAAGCTTTCCAGATTCAGAAGAGGGAATATATAAAGAAATATATCGAAAGGGACTGGCACTGAGATATGGTAAGAAAATGCAGATGATATCAGGTATTCACTATAATTTTTCGTTTGATAAAGAAATGGTTGATTATTTATATGATCTGCTTGGAAATGGAAAGGATAAACGTTCATTTATTAATGAAATACATTTTGCCCTTACAAGAAACTTTCTACGTTACCGTTGGATGTTAATTTACCTTTTTGGTGCCTCACCATTCTGCCATCCTACATATTATTCTGTAATAGACAAAGAAATTAAAATCATTCAGAAATCCTGTTCTAGCTGTGTGGAAAGTATTAAAAATTTCAATCAATACGCAACATCCCTACGTGTAAGCAGATTTGGTTATTCAAATATCCTTAAACACAACCAAAATATATATTTTAATAGTCTGGACGAATATTCAAAAAAGATCCGTAAACTCATGACAACTAGGAATGATGACTATTCTAAGCTTGGATTATATAAGAACAACTCTCAAATACAACTGAATGGGAATATTTTGCAGAATGAAAGCGAATTTTACTCCTCAATTAGACTTAAGCAAAATATAGGCAAAGACGAAACCCAACTGGATGCACTGGAAAAAAGAGGAGTTCAATATGTAGAAGTGAGGATTCTTGATTTAAATCCATTTGAAAAGTTGGGTTTAAGCCTTGAACAGATGTATTTCATTCAAGTGTTTATGCTCTTCTGTTTGTTTGAACAAAGCAACCCCATCACCGAAGAGGAATATGATAGAATAAATTTAAATCACCATTTAATAACATTGTTCGGAAGGAAAGAAAATCTATTACTCCAAAAATATAATGGAAGAGCAATTGCATTGAAACAATGGGGAGAGGAAATATTTGTAAAGCTCAAAATGATAGCAGATTTAATGTCCAATGCTACAGGTGATGATAAATATCGAAATAGCGTTGAAAATGAGCATAAAAAGCTTTTTGATATATCTTTCCTACCTTCCGAAAGGATTCACAGGGAAATGGAAAATAATAAGGAAGACTTTCTAGAATTTGGAACCAGATGTGCTGTAAATAATTTAAATATAAACTAG
- a CDS encoding slipin family protein, whose product MVDLVTVFIVVIVILIILGLSIRIVNQYERGVVFRLGKVIGIKEPGLRLLIPLVDRMVKPSLQIITMPIQSQKIITEDNVSIDVAAVAYFKIIDPYKAVVEVENYTRAVNQISQTTVRSVVGQFNLDEILSVTPKINAKIKEIIDEHSEPWGINVTTVEIKDITLPENMKRVIGLQAEAEREKRAKIIAAEGEFLSAAKLGDAADIISEHPIALQLRIMQVLNQIAVEKNSTIIFPAPLMNSITDISNFLKTENMEATKPKEKK is encoded by the coding sequence ATGGTTGATTTAGTAACTGTATTCATTGTTGTCATTGTTATTTTAATTATTCTAGGATTATCTATTAGGATAGTTAATCAATATGAGAGGGGTGTTGTTTTCCGTCTTGGAAAGGTAATTGGTATTAAAGAACCCGGGTTGAGACTACTAATTCCTCTGGTGGATCGTATGGTTAAACCCTCACTGCAGATAATTACCATGCCTATACAATCCCAGAAAATCATAACAGAAGATAATGTATCTATAGATGTGGCTGCTGTAGCCTATTTTAAAATTATTGATCCCTACAAAGCAGTTGTTGAAGTTGAAAATTATACCCGCGCTGTGAACCAGATATCACAAACAACAGTTAGAAGTGTTGTTGGACAGTTCAACTTGGATGAAATACTCTCTGTAACACCTAAAATAAACGCCAAAATCAAGGAAATCATAGATGAACACAGTGAACCTTGGGGAATCAATGTCACCACAGTAGAAATAAAAGACATTACACTTCCAGAGAACATGAAACGAGTAATAGGATTGCAAGCTGAGGCTGAAAGGGAAAAGAGAGCTAAAATTATTGCTGCTGAGGGTGAATTCCTATCAGCTGCTAAACTGGGAGATGCCGCAGACATCATATCTGAACATCCAATTGCATTACAGCTCAGAATTATGCAGGTACTCAACCAGATAGCTGTGGAGAAAAATTCAACCATAATATTCCCAGCACCATTAATGAACAGCATAACAGATATTTCAAACTTCCTAAAAACAGAAAATATGGAAGCAACAAAACCTAAAGAAAAAAAATAG